One stretch of Streptococcus australis DNA includes these proteins:
- the dinB gene encoding DNA polymerase IV gives MLIFPLINDLSRKIIHIDMDAFFAAVEIRDNPKLKGKPVIIGSDPRQTGGRGVVSTCSYEARAFGIHSAMSSKEAYERCPQAVFISGNYEKYKAVGLQIRAIFKRYTDLIEPMSIDEAYLDVTENKLGIKSAVKIARLIQQDIWQELHLTASAGVSYNKFLAKMASDYQKPHGLTVFLPDQAQEFLKQMDIAKFHGVGKKTVERLHKMGIYTGADLLNVSEVTLIDRFGRLGFDLYRKARGIHNSPVKSDRIRKSIGKEKTYGKILQDEEDIKKELTLLSEKVALNLSQQDKTGKIIILKIRYTDFSTLTRRKSLPQATQDASQISQTALQLYEEVAEKEKGIRLLGVTVTGF, from the coding sequence ATGCTCATATTTCCATTGATTAATGATTTGTCCAGAAAAATCATCCATATCGACATGGATGCCTTTTTTGCTGCGGTGGAAATAAGAGACAATCCTAAGTTAAAAGGAAAGCCTGTCATCATTGGGAGCGACCCTAGACAAACAGGCGGACGGGGAGTTGTTTCCACTTGTAGCTACGAGGCACGAGCCTTTGGTATTCACTCTGCCATGAGTTCTAAAGAAGCTTATGAGCGTTGTCCCCAAGCCGTTTTTATCTCCGGAAATTATGAAAAGTATAAGGCAGTGGGTCTTCAGATTCGAGCTATTTTTAAACGTTATACTGATTTGATTGAACCTATGAGTATTGACGAAGCCTACTTGGATGTAACTGAAAACAAACTCGGTATCAAGTCAGCAGTTAAAATAGCTCGCCTCATTCAACAAGATATCTGGCAGGAACTGCACCTGACTGCTTCTGCTGGCGTTTCCTACAATAAATTTCTAGCTAAAATGGCCAGCGATTACCAAAAGCCACATGGTTTGACAGTGTTTCTACCTGACCAAGCCCAAGAATTTCTTAAACAGATGGATATTGCCAAATTCCATGGTGTAGGTAAGAAAACAGTGGAAAGACTTCATAAAATGGGCATTTATACTGGCGCAGACTTACTCAACGTTTCTGAAGTTACTTTAATCGATCGCTTTGGCAGACTCGGTTTTGATCTTTATCGAAAAGCTCGGGGTATTCACAATTCTCCAGTCAAGTCCGATCGCATTCGTAAGTCCATCGGCAAGGAGAAAACCTATGGTAAGATTCTCCAAGATGAAGAGGACATCAAAAAAGAGCTAACTCTTCTCTCTGAAAAGGTAGCTCTCAATCTCAGCCAACAAGACAAAACTGGAAAAATCATTATCCTAAAGATTCGTTATACTGACTTCTCCACTCTGACTAGACGAAAAAGCCTCCCACAAGCTACACAGGATGCTAGTCAGATTTCTCAAACTGCCCTTCAACTCTACGAAGAAGTAGCTGAAAAAGAAAAAGGCATTCGTTTGCTAGGAGTCACAGTAACAGGATTTTAA
- the pflB gene encoding formate C-acetyltransferase — protein sequence MVVKTVVEAQDIFDKAWEGFKGVDWKEKASVSRFVQANYTPYDGDESFLAGPTERSLHIKKIVEETKAHYEETRFPMDTRPTSIADIPAGFIDKENEVIFGIQNDELFKLNFMPKGGIRMAETTLKENGYEPDPAVHEIFTKYVTTVNDGIFRAYTSNIRRARHAHTVTGLPDAYSRGRIIGVYARLALYGADYLMQEKVNDWNSVEEIDEETIRLREEINLQYQALQQVVRLGDLYGVDVRKPAMNVKEAIQWVNIAFMAVCRVINGAATSLGRVPIVLDIFAERDLARGTFTESEIQEFVDDFVMKLRTVKFARTKAYDQLYSGDPTFITTSMAGMGNDGRHRVTKMDYRFLNTLDNIGNSPEPNLTVLWTDKLPYNFRRYCMHMSHKHSSIQYEGVTTMAKDGYGEMSCISCCVSPLDPENEEQRHNIQYFGARVNVLKALLTGLNGGYDDVHKDYKVFDIEPIRDEVLEFESVKANFEKSLDWLTDTYVDALNIIHYMTDKYNYEAVQMAFLPTKQRANMGFGICGFANTVDTLSAIKYATVKPIRDENGYIYDYETIGEYPRWGEDDPRSNELAEWLIEAYTTRLRSHKLYKDAEATVSLLTITSNVAYSKQTGNSPVHKGVYLNEDGSVNLSKLEFFSPGANPSNKAKGGWLQNLNSLASLDFSYAADGISLTTQVSPRALGKTRDEQVDNLVTILDGYFENGGQHVNLNVMDLNDVYEKIMSGEDVIVRISGYCVNTKYLTPEQKTELTQRVFHEVLSMDDALS from the coding sequence ATGGTTGTTAAGACAGTTGTTGAAGCACAAGACATTTTTGACAAAGCTTGGGAAGGCTTCAAAGGCGTAGATTGGAAAGAAAAAGCAAGCGTTTCTCGCTTCGTTCAAGCTAACTACACACCTTATGATGGTGATGAAAGTTTCCTTGCTGGACCAACAGAACGTTCACTTCACATCAAAAAGATTGTAGAAGAAACTAAGGCTCACTACGAAGAAACTCGTTTCCCAATGGACACTCGTCCAACATCTATTGCTGATATTCCTGCTGGATTTATCGACAAAGAAAACGAAGTGATCTTCGGTATCCAAAATGATGAACTCTTCAAATTGAACTTCATGCCAAAAGGTGGTATCCGTATGGCTGAAACTACTTTGAAAGAAAATGGATACGAACCAGATCCAGCTGTTCACGAAATCTTCACTAAATACGTAACAACAGTGAACGACGGTATCTTCCGTGCCTACACTTCAAACATCCGTCGTGCTCGCCACGCTCACACTGTAACTGGTCTTCCAGATGCATACTCACGTGGACGTATCATCGGTGTTTACGCACGTCTTGCTCTTTATGGTGCAGACTACTTGATGCAAGAAAAAGTAAACGACTGGAACTCGGTCGAAGAAATTGATGAAGAAACAATCCGTCTTCGTGAAGAAATCAACCTTCAATACCAAGCATTGCAACAAGTTGTTCGCTTGGGTGATCTTTACGGAGTTGATGTTCGCAAACCAGCGATGAACGTTAAAGAAGCAATCCAATGGGTTAATATCGCCTTCATGGCTGTCTGCCGTGTAATCAACGGTGCTGCTACATCTCTAGGTCGTGTGCCAATCGTGTTGGACATCTTTGCAGAACGTGACCTTGCTCGTGGTACATTTACTGAATCAGAAATCCAAGAATTCGTTGATGATTTCGTTATGAAACTTCGTACAGTTAAATTTGCTCGTACAAAAGCATATGACCAATTATACTCAGGTGACCCAACCTTCATCACAACTTCTATGGCTGGTATGGGTAACGACGGTCGTCACCGTGTTACTAAGATGGACTATCGTTTCTTGAACACTCTTGATAACATCGGTAACTCTCCAGAGCCAAACTTGACAGTTCTTTGGACTGACAAATTGCCATACAACTTCCGTCGCTACTGTATGCATATGAGCCACAAACACTCTTCTATCCAATACGAAGGTGTAACTACAATGGCTAAAGACGGATACGGAGAGATGAGCTGTATCTCATGCTGTGTGTCACCACTTGACCCAGAAAACGAAGAACAACGCCACAACATCCAGTACTTCGGTGCTCGCGTAAACGTGTTGAAAGCCCTTCTTACTGGTTTGAATGGTGGTTACGACGATGTTCACAAAGACTACAAAGTATTTGACATCGAACCAATCCGTGACGAAGTTCTCGAATTTGAATCAGTTAAAGCCAACTTCGAAAAATCTCTTGACTGGTTGACTGACACTTACGTAGATGCTTTGAACATCATCCACTACATGACTGACAAGTACAACTACGAAGCTGTTCAAATGGCCTTCTTGCCAACTAAACAACGCGCTAACATGGGATTCGGTATCTGTGGATTTGCGAATACAGTTGATACATTGTCAGCTATCAAGTACGCTACAGTTAAACCAATCCGTGACGAAAATGGCTACATCTACGATTACGAAACAATCGGTGAATACCCACGTTGGGGTGAAGATGACCCACGTTCAAACGAATTGGCAGAATGGTTGATCGAAGCTTATACAACTCGTCTACGTAGCCACAAACTATACAAAGACGCAGAAGCTACAGTATCACTTTTGACAATCACATCTAACGTTGCTTACTCTAAACAAACTGGTAACTCACCAGTCCACAAAGGTGTATACCTCAACGAAGATGGTTCTGTGAACTTGTCTAAACTTGAATTCTTCTCACCAGGTGCTAACCCATCTAACAAAGCTAAAGGTGGATGGTTGCAAAACTTGAACTCACTTGCGAGTCTTGACTTTAGTTATGCGGCTGACGGTATCTCATTGACAACTCAAGTATCACCACGTGCTCTTGGTAAGACTCGTGACGAACAAGTTGATAACTTGGTAACAATCCTTGATGGTTACTTCGAAAATGGTGGACAACACGTTAACTTGAACGTTATGGACTTGAACGATGTTTACGAAAAGATCATGTCAGGTGAAGACGTTATCGTACGTATCTCTGGATACTGTGTAAACACTAAATACCTCACACCAGAACAAAAAACTGAATTGACACAACGTGTCTTCCACGAAGTTCTTTCAATGGATGATGCATTGAGCTAA
- a CDS encoding ATP-dependent Clp protease ATP-binding subunit, whose translation MNNNFNNFNNMDDLFNQLMGGMRGYSSENRRYLINGREVTPEEFVQYRATGKLPGNAESDAQMQQHASGMKQDGVLAKLGRNLTAEAREGKLDPVIGRNKEIQETSEILSRRTKNNPVLVGDAGVGKTAVVEGLAQAIVNGDVPAAIKNKEIISIDISGLEAGTQYRGSFEENVQNLVNEVKEAGNIILFFDEIHQILGAGSTGGDSGSKGLADILKPALSRGELTVIGATTQDEYRNTILKNAALARRFNEVKVNAPSAEDTFKILQGIRDLYQQHHNVILPDEVLKAAVDYSIQYIPQRSLPDKAIDLVDVTAAHLAAQHPVTDVHAVEREIEAEKDKQEKAVEAEDFEAALNAKTRIAELEKKVENHTEDMKVTATVNDVAESVERMTGIPVSQMGASDIERLKDMAHRLEHKVIGQDKAVEAVARAIRRNRAGFDEGNRPIGSFLFVGPTGVGKTELAKQLALDMFGTKDAIIRLDMSEYSDRTAVSKLIGTTAGYVGYDDNSNTLTERVRRNPYSIILLDEIEKADPQVITLLLQVLDDGRLTDGQGNTVNFKNTVIIATSNAGFGYEANLTEDADKPELMDRLKPFFRPEFLNRFNAVIEFSHLTKEDLSKIVDLMLAEVNQTLAKKDIDLEVSQAAKDFITEEGYDEVMGVRPLRRVVEQQIRDKVTDFHLDHLDAKHLEADMEDGVLVIREKA comes from the coding sequence ATGAACAACAACTTTAATAACTTTAACAACATGGATGATTTATTTAATCAATTGATGGGTGGTATGCGAGGGTACAGTTCTGAAAACCGTCGCTACTTGATTAATGGACGAGAAGTGACACCTGAGGAATTTGTTCAGTATCGTGCAACTGGGAAATTACCAGGAAATGCAGAATCTGATGCGCAAATGCAACAACATGCTTCAGGTATGAAACAAGACGGCGTCCTTGCTAAACTGGGCCGTAACTTGACAGCGGAAGCTCGTGAGGGCAAGTTGGATCCTGTAATCGGACGAAACAAGGAAATTCAAGAAACATCTGAAATCCTCTCACGTCGTACCAAGAACAATCCTGTTCTAGTAGGAGATGCAGGTGTTGGTAAGACAGCAGTTGTCGAAGGCCTAGCGCAAGCCATTGTGAACGGAGATGTTCCAGCTGCTATTAAGAACAAGGAAATCATTTCCATTGATATCTCAGGTCTCGAGGCTGGTACTCAATACCGTGGTAGCTTTGAAGAAAATGTGCAAAATCTAGTCAACGAAGTGAAAGAAGCAGGAAATATTATCCTCTTCTTTGATGAAATTCACCAAATTCTTGGTGCTGGTAGCACTGGTGGTGATAGTGGCTCTAAGGGGCTCGCAGATATTCTCAAGCCAGCTCTTTCCCGTGGTGAGTTGACCGTTATTGGAGCGACAACTCAGGATGAATACCGCAACACTATCTTGAAGAATGCAGCTCTTGCTCGTCGTTTCAACGAAGTCAAGGTCAATGCTCCTTCGGCTGAAGATACTTTCAAAATCCTTCAAGGAATCCGTGATCTCTATCAACAACACCACAATGTCATCTTGCCAGACGAGGTCTTGAAAGCAGCAGTGGATTATTCGATCCAATACATTCCTCAACGTAGTTTGCCTGATAAGGCTATCGACCTTGTCGATGTAACGGCAGCTCACTTGGCAGCTCAACATCCTGTAACAGATGTGCATGCTGTTGAACGGGAGATTGAGGCAGAAAAAGACAAGCAAGAAAAGGCAGTGGAGGCAGAAGATTTTGAAGCAGCTCTCAATGCTAAAACACGCATTGCAGAATTAGAGAAAAAAGTCGAAAACCACACAGAAGACATGAAAGTGACTGCCACTGTCAATGATGTGGCCGAGTCCGTAGAGCGTATGACTGGTATCCCAGTGTCTCAAATGGGGGCATCTGATATCGAACGCCTAAAAGATATGGCCCATCGCTTGGAACACAAGGTAATCGGCCAAGATAAGGCGGTTGAAGCTGTAGCTCGTGCTATCCGTCGTAACCGTGCTGGTTTTGATGAAGGCAATCGCCCAATCGGTAGCTTCCTATTTGTAGGGCCTACTGGAGTTGGTAAGACAGAACTTGCTAAGCAATTGGCACTGGATATGTTTGGAACCAAGGATGCGATCATCCGCTTGGATATGTCTGAATACAGTGACCGCACAGCTGTATCTAAGCTGATCGGTACAACAGCCGGTTATGTAGGATATGATGACAACAGCAATACCTTGACAGAACGTGTTCGTCGCAATCCATACTCTATCATTCTCTTGGACGAAATTGAAAAGGCTGATCCTCAAGTAATCACCCTTCTCCTCCAAGTCCTAGATGATGGTCGTTTAACTGATGGTCAAGGAAATACAGTGAACTTCAAGAACACTGTCATTATCGCGACATCAAACGCTGGATTTGGCTATGAAGCCAACTTGACAGAAGATGCGGATAAACCAGAATTGATGGATCGTTTGAAACCATTCTTCCGTCCAGAGTTCCTTAACCGCTTTAACGCTGTTATCGAGTTCTCACACTTAACTAAGGAAGATCTTTCTAAGATTGTGGACTTGATGTTGGCTGAGGTCAACCAAACCTTGGCTAAGAAAGACATTGATTTGGAGGTCAGCCAAGCAGCTAAGGACTTTATCACAGAAGAAGGTTATGACGAAGTCATGGGTGTTCGTCCTCTCCGTCGTGTAGTTGAACAACAAATCCGTGATAAGGTGACGGACTTCCATTTGGATCATCTAGATGCCAAACATCTGGAAGCAGATATGGAAGATGGCGTCTTGGTCATTCGTGAAAAAGCCTAA
- a CDS encoding S-ribosylhomocysteine lyase, which translates to MSKEVIVESFELDHTIVKAPYVRLIGEETGPKGDVISNFDIRLVQPNEDSIPTAGLHTIEHLLAKLIRSRIDGMIDCSPFGCRTGFHMIMWGHHTSAEIAAVIKDSLKEIAETTTWEDVPGTSIESCGNYKDHSLFSAKEWAKLILEQGISDDAFERHII; encoded by the coding sequence ATGTCAAAAGAAGTTATTGTTGAAAGTTTTGAACTTGACCACACCATTGTCAAAGCACCCTATGTTCGCTTGATTGGGGAAGAAACAGGGCCAAAGGGAGATGTCATCTCCAACTTTGATATTCGCTTGGTGCAACCAAATGAAGACTCTATCCCTACCGCTGGCCTTCACACTATCGAACACCTCTTAGCCAAACTCATCCGTTCCCGCATTGACGGTATGATTGACTGTTCACCCTTTGGCTGCCGGACAGGCTTCCACATGATTATGTGGGGTCACCATACCAGTGCTGAAATCGCGGCTGTTATCAAGGATTCGCTCAAAGAAATTGCTGAAACCACTACTTGGGAAGATGTCCCAGGGACAAGCATCGAATCTTGCGGAAACTACAAGGACCACAGCCTCTTTTCTGCTAAAGAATGGGCGAAACTCATCTTGGAACAAGGAATCTCAGATGATGCCTTTGAGCGCCATATCATCTAA
- a CDS encoding ABC transporter ATP-binding protein, with amino-acid sequence MEHMVKIEGVCKKHGSKQILEDISFTARSGRITAFLGPNGAGKSSTLRILLGLDRATAGTATFDGQTYQSMTYPLRTVGAAFDGIGGLPNRKVYDHLRIIAASNAIPKPRIDEVLEMTGIAHKRKDLLSSLSLGEGQRLGLAAALLGDPQFLILDEPTNGLDPSGIKWFRKFIRQQADLGKTVLLSSHILSEVQMVTDDVVLIHHGRIIEQGQLEEVLQDSDSLEDLFFDLTEEV; translated from the coding sequence ATGGAACATATGGTGAAAATAGAAGGAGTCTGCAAAAAGCATGGCAGCAAGCAGATTTTAGAAGATATTTCTTTTACAGCTAGAAGCGGTCGGATTACAGCTTTTCTAGGCCCAAATGGTGCAGGGAAAAGTTCGACCTTGAGGATTCTCTTGGGATTAGATCGGGCGACAGCAGGGACTGCGACTTTTGATGGACAAACCTATCAGTCAATGACCTATCCACTCAGAACGGTAGGTGCAGCCTTTGATGGCATTGGCGGTTTGCCAAATCGTAAGGTCTATGATCACCTGCGAATTATTGCGGCGAGCAATGCTATTCCCAAGCCTCGGATTGATGAGGTTTTGGAGATGACTGGAATTGCTCATAAGAGAAAGGACCTCTTATCAAGCCTGTCTCTGGGGGAAGGTCAGCGCTTGGGTTTGGCTGCAGCTTTGCTGGGTGATCCTCAGTTTCTTATATTAGATGAGCCGACTAATGGACTGGATCCAAGTGGGATTAAGTGGTTTAGAAAGTTCATCCGTCAGCAGGCTGATTTAGGGAAAACGGTACTTCTATCTTCTCATATCCTATCAGAGGTGCAAATGGTGACAGATGATGTAGTCTTGATTCATCATGGGCGAATTATTGAGCAGGGACAATTGGAAGAGGTACTGCAAGATTCAGACAGTCTAGAAGATCTCTTCTTTGATTTGACAGAGGAGGTTTAA
- a CDS encoding lantibiotic ABC transporter permease, which translates to MKETMSLLHSEWLKIRSTKAFRVSMAFILLLVPAVSWLEGRQYLSVGLDATPETVPGLAEAIDPLEYLGLNGASMAGMVLVILAGILGAMEFQSHSLRTSLLSCNNRLKLLVGKLMTFACFSLTTSFLSIYFSYMVMHLALGKEGLNPILLNQAAWSLILWKTLSLTLLGILSFLLGLLARTMLVPLLFLVPQIYNLGNYLASHTSWGAYLPQPAGELFTATPTSQYVNNPLQGLLILGAWILIIGGMTSLRFLKTDLGGRY; encoded by the coding sequence ATGAAAGAAACGATGTCCTTATTGCATTCAGAATGGTTGAAAATCCGCTCAACCAAGGCTTTCAGAGTGAGTATGGCATTCATCCTACTCTTGGTGCCTGCCGTATCCTGGCTGGAGGGTCGACAGTATTTATCTGTCGGCTTGGATGCCACACCTGAGACTGTTCCCGGCCTCGCAGAAGCCATTGACCCACTGGAGTATCTAGGCCTCAATGGGGCTTCTATGGCGGGCATGGTTTTGGTCATCTTAGCTGGAATTTTGGGGGCTATGGAATTTCAGTCTCATAGCTTGAGAACCAGTCTTTTATCCTGTAATAACCGCCTGAAGCTGCTTGTCGGAAAACTCATGACCTTTGCTTGCTTTTCTCTTACCACTAGCTTTTTATCGATTTACTTTAGTTATATGGTCATGCATCTGGCTTTAGGAAAGGAAGGGCTTAATCCGATTCTGCTCAATCAGGCTGCTTGGAGTCTGATTTTGTGGAAAACCTTATCTCTAACCCTATTGGGAATTCTTTCGTTTTTGTTAGGTTTATTGGCTCGGACCATGTTAGTTCCTCTGCTTTTTCTCGTGCCACAGATCTATAATCTAGGAAACTACCTGGCATCTCACACGAGTTGGGGAGCTTATTTGCCACAGCCAGCAGGAGAGTTGTTTACTGCAACGCCAACTTCCCAATATGTCAACAATCCCTTGCAAGGGCTGTTGATACTTGGCGCATGGATACTAATCATCGGCGGCATGACTTCTCTGCGCTTTTTGAAGACGGATTTAGGAGGGCGCTACTGA
- a CDS encoding lantibiotic ABC transporter permease, which produces MIKALLRSEWIKFRSYYLALGAALVAMVAVPFFLMNLDYSQTAVGQTKALSEVLHALYLAQPVIVIFTSLYFAQEFVKSGMRTNFLTVSNRKAWLAGKFLFLTLLLLFLYSVMIGSCFLVMLARFDLDFSWSLLGKFFYYSSFGLLSNIFLAFLTAGLALLFQSWVVPMSVLFPLLIGLSRLLATFIQEAKYLPDLATLNLFDYEGLQHSIDLSGLGIQLFWLALVWSSAIFLTLKQDVR; this is translated from the coding sequence ATGATAAAAGCTCTGCTTAGAAGTGAATGGATTAAGTTCCGTTCTTACTATCTCGCTCTTGGTGCAGCCTTGGTGGCTATGGTAGCTGTTCCATTTTTTCTGATGAATCTTGACTACAGTCAGACAGCAGTTGGTCAGACGAAGGCTCTGAGCGAGGTTTTGCATGCCCTCTATCTGGCGCAGCCTGTCATCGTCATCTTCACTTCTCTCTATTTTGCCCAAGAGTTTGTCAAGTCTGGGATGCGAACGAATTTTCTAACCGTATCAAATAGAAAGGCTTGGTTGGCTGGGAAATTCCTTTTTCTGACCTTGCTGCTCTTGTTTCTCTACAGTGTCATGATAGGCAGCTGTTTCCTTGTTATGCTGGCTCGTTTTGACCTAGACTTTAGCTGGTCCTTACTGGGGAAATTCTTCTATTACAGCTCTTTTGGTCTTCTCAGCAATATTTTTCTGGCTTTTTTAACTGCGGGCCTCGCTTTGCTATTTCAATCTTGGGTTGTGCCGATGTCGGTGCTCTTTCCTCTCCTGATTGGACTCAGCCGTTTATTGGCAACTTTTATCCAGGAAGCAAAATACCTGCCCGATCTGGCTACGCTAAATCTTTTTGACTATGAAGGGCTTCAGCATTCAATAGATTTATCAGGGTTGGGAATACAGCTGTTCTGGTTAGCTTTGGTTTGGAGCTCTGCTATATTCTTAACCTTGAAACAAGATGTTCGCTAG
- a CDS encoding response regulator transcription factor, protein MENMRQYRILVVDDDRSILKLVKNVLELDAYDVTTLDWIEELELTHFVGYDLILLDVMMEPVNGFELCSYIRPHLSCPIIFLTAKELEADKVEGLFRGADDYIVKPFGTKELLARVRAHIRREERREERYSEVASCQFYPERYEVACFGKVLKFSEREFKLLHLLASNPKQTFSAERLHTLLYPESSETQLRSISEYVYQIRQKCKQEGLQAIATVRGVGYRWQLEPEISKA, encoded by the coding sequence ATGGAAAATATGAGACAGTATCGTATTTTGGTGGTTGATGACGACCGGAGCATTTTGAAACTGGTGAAAAACGTCCTAGAGCTCGATGCTTATGATGTGACGACGCTTGATTGGATAGAAGAGCTAGAGCTGACACATTTTGTCGGATATGACTTGATTCTGCTGGATGTGATGATGGAGCCTGTTAATGGTTTTGAGCTGTGTTCCTACATTCGTCCTCATCTTTCTTGCCCAATCATATTTCTGACGGCTAAGGAGTTGGAGGCGGACAAGGTGGAAGGGCTCTTTCGCGGAGCAGATGACTATATTGTCAAACCTTTTGGAACCAAAGAATTGCTGGCGCGTGTCAGAGCGCATATTCGGCGGGAGGAAAGACGGGAGGAGCGCTATTCTGAAGTTGCTTCTTGCCAATTTTATCCAGAGCGCTATGAAGTGGCCTGTTTTGGTAAAGTCTTGAAATTTTCAGAGCGAGAGTTTAAATTGCTGCATTTACTAGCTAGCAATCCCAAGCAGACCTTTTCAGCTGAACGCCTGCATACCTTACTTTACCCAGAAAGTTCAGAAACACAGCTTCGCTCCATCTCAGAATATGTATATCAGATTCGCCAAAAATGCAAACAAGAAGGGCTGCAAGCAATCGCAACAGTGAGAGGAGTAGGCTATAGATGGCAATTAGAACCCGAAATTTCAAAAGCCTAG
- a CDS encoding sensor histidine kinase, with protein sequence MAIRTRNFKSLVWTTSLKIVFFHVLIFVLIGYEFTQGSDYVLFTLFFWAGSLLLITFYHILKLLRKIDREIKMLKSEKLLEENQSQLFRIEEMLEVYSDLRSSHQENARLLEKEQRHNQELILQLSATSHDLKTPLTVIKGNAELLELAQLSQPQADYAAEILQASHKMEEYCGSLIDYAKTFQIDSNQFSQLSLEDFLADLQDDWALFSKQESYRFSLQEDCEPGLILSVHLDYLKRALINILLNALEHADPDQKEVKLTVSVQQDQLVFAIWNNGPAFSKEMLLGAEQLFYQSDQSRNSANPHHGIGLAFSKQVALLHGGRLTLLNPDQGGACVELAISLK encoded by the coding sequence ATGGCAATTAGAACCCGAAATTTCAAAAGCCTAGTCTGGACAACCAGTTTAAAAATCGTCTTTTTTCATGTTTTGATTTTTGTGCTTATCGGCTATGAATTTACACAAGGCAGCGATTATGTCCTTTTCACCTTGTTCTTTTGGGCAGGGAGCTTACTGCTGATTACTTTTTATCATATTTTGAAATTGCTCCGAAAAATCGACAGGGAAATAAAAATGCTAAAGAGCGAGAAGCTTTTAGAAGAAAATCAAAGTCAGCTTTTTCGGATTGAGGAGATGCTAGAAGTCTACAGCGATTTACGAAGCAGCCACCAAGAAAATGCTCGTCTTCTAGAAAAAGAGCAGCGGCATAATCAGGAGTTGATTTTACAGCTATCAGCGACATCGCACGATTTGAAGACGCCCCTAACTGTGATTAAGGGGAATGCTGAGCTCTTGGAGTTGGCGCAGTTGAGCCAGCCGCAGGCAGACTATGCTGCTGAGATTTTGCAGGCCAGTCACAAGATGGAAGAGTATTGTGGCTCTTTGATTGATTACGCTAAGACTTTTCAGATTGATTCTAATCAGTTCAGTCAGCTTTCCTTAGAGGACTTTTTGGCTGATCTCCAGGACGATTGGGCACTGTTCAGCAAACAGGAAAGCTATCGTTTTTCTCTCCAAGAAGATTGTGAGCCTGGTCTGATTTTGTCAGTTCATTTGGACTATCTCAAGCGAGCTTTGATCAATATTTTACTGAATGCGCTTGAACATGCTGACCCGGATCAAAAGGAAGTGAAGCTGACGGTATCAGTGCAGCAGGATCAGTTGGTTTTTGCTATCTGGAACAACGGCCCTGCATTTTCAAAGGAGATGCTGCTGGGAGCGGAACAGCTCTTTTACCAGAGTGACCAAAGCCGCAATTCAGCTAATCCCCATCATGGTATCGGCTTAGCCTTTTCTAAGCAGGTCGCTCTCTTGCATGGTGGTCGTCTGACCCTGCTCAATCCAGACCAAGGAGGAGCCTGTGTTGAGTTGGCAATTTCATTGAAATAA